CCAAACGATGTCCGGAAACGGGCTGTTCCTGGGACTGGACTTCAGCACGCAGCAGGTGAGTGTGATATAAAACTGGAGGGAGTTGTGTGGGAGTTGTTTTGAGGAGAAAGTTTAAAAGGGGGCGTGGCACAGGTGTGTTCAGGTGCTCACCTGTTTGTCTTGGtacattttggtacattttgtacatcatccAATGACGGCTTCCTAAAATCAACTGCGACATTCTATACTAGATGTAATCCTAAATATATCTATAACAGAGTTTATTCATTAATACTTGAGTATTCTTTGTTTCGGGTTttaaaaaacacaacacaataaaAGAATGCAGGCTTGATATTTACACAAAATCTGCACAGTAAACCGTAGGTGTTGTGGAAAAACAAGTTTCTGGAGCTATATATAGGTGTCTGATTTCATCAAACGTCTTATGAAATTCATTATGATGTACAAACATTGCAGTTTCGCTGCACTGCAGAGGTAAATGGATTATCAGGCTTAATCAGGTCAAGTACTAGTAGCATATCATTGCAGAATAGTTTTTATCCTTTTTCTTGAATTGTTTTGCTTTCATGGTAGGagtaatgttttattgtttctCAGATCAAGGCCATAGCTGTGGACGACAGTCTGAAGGTGGTGAGTGAGGCGGCTGTACAGTTCGACACTGACCTACCGGAGTTCAGGTTAGCTGAGTTTTCATgtagaaaaaattcaaaacttgaactTTGTGTGATCTGGGACTTTCACACTTATGTAatttgccctgaggaaggtgacacaCAGTCACCAAAAGCATCAGCTACTAGCCTAGATAATGATTCattgcttgtgtaaaaaaaaaactgtatcatCTGATACGTTTATGATGTAAatagcctctttcactccccggagaaagtaatcctgtttgGAATCAAGTATCTCCACCTTGTCAAAATCCACAGAGTGTCCCAGAGTTTCTATATGGATGTGTCTCCAATGTTTTGACTGAGCTTGGCCGTCTATGCTCTAGAAACCTGGTTCTGAGAGCGATACTTTTGGATGTTTTGAGtccatccatcactcttcttcagcatcactggAATGAATTGACAGAACAATTCACTCTGAAACGTTCTGTAGTaatctccgttttttatccagttgtagcgATTGAATTATGTTTGAATGTGTTATCTGATGGTCTCTCCTGATTAAAAGTGACCAGTTTTGTGTGATGTTGCCTGTCCAGGACACAAGGAGGGGCTCACCAACATGACGATGGTCTGACTGTTACTGCTCCCACAGCCATGTGGGTTAAGGTATGGGAAGGTAGTTTCAATTGTTAAAAGAAGACCACCTTGCCACCTTATATAGCACAAAGAAAATCACAATTATAAAACAATAGTAAGATAAGAGGTACTCTAGAATGTTGTATGGATAAGATATGCATCACATAAAGAAAAGTATTCATAGAACAGAAAATAAACGATTGTAAAATCGCATCAGACGATTTTCCGAAACGTGATTACAAATGTTTTAGATATACTTAAAGCCTAACTTAATGTTTCCCTTTGTGTTCTTCCTTCAAGGCCCTGGACCTACTCCTTTCCAAGATGAAGACGTCTGGTTTCAACTTCAGCAGAGTGAAGGCTTTGTCTGGAACTGGACAAGTAAGGCACGTGAATAACAGATACCTGAgtaaaaggaaaggaaagtgatcttgatccagtttAAGTAACCTGGccgaaaaaagtatttcaagcactgaCATGTCAAGCTTTGTTGTCGAGAAGATTAAATTTCCAcgcacaaaatgtacaaaggtTAATTTTGACCTTCTCCTCCCAGCAACACGGCAGCGTGTACTGGAAGTCTGGAGCTGCGGCCACTCTGCAGGAGCTGCAGCCTGATAAAACACTGTACGAACAACTCAAGGTACGGAGGAAGTTTTGTAGAAAGATATTCAGTGTAATCTACACAACCACTGTACCAACACATGGTGCAGGGGAAAGCTTTATACATGATGTAAACCACTTAACGAACAACTAAAGGTACGGAAGAACCTTTGTATAAAGATATTCAGCTACAAAACCACTTTACCAACAACTCAAGGTACAGGGgaacttttatatatatatatatatatatatatatatatatatatatatatatatatatatatatatatggtattCAGCATTTACACAACACTGTACCAACAACTCAAGGCATTCGGAGGAAGCTTAAGTTTATAGAAAGTTATTCGGCTTAATCTATACAACCACTGTACCAGCAACCTAAGGTAATGGGGAACCTTTACATGATGATATTCAGCATTTACATGTGTACTCCTGTCTCTATTGATATGGCTATTGTCTGCTGTACAGGACAGTTTTTCTATAGACTAGAGAGTCAAATGTTTAAATCAAATGTTCAAAGATTTGGGGTTTAGAGCTTGGTAAAAACCCTTTTCCCTGTCTGTAATGATgtaaaaacacttttttttttcttttttttctaaatcaggttcgtagggcctgatgttaccatcgtggtgatgaagagcggcccatagcgataactgtagcagcatctcttctccctaagtcagaaacatcaagcttaagcaagcttgactacactgactcaataggcgaagcaggggttacgaggctgctcgggaaattccctaccccattttggccggaatggtttgatccgctcacatcgcatcatcgcacatgtggcgggttcttttacgtgcccggggtgtggctctccccaaacacgggacctccatttaatgtcttatccgagggacgactcattttcacttgagtaaagtgaggaaagtcgtgtaaagtgcctttcccaagggcacaagaccggcaacacggcaggcagattcgaaccggcgacctctcggtcacgggccgaatacactaccactgtgctacgcggccccactttTCCCTGTCTGTGATGATGTTAATCAGATTTACCACTGGCAgaaggtagtatcaaagctggccaggtaGAACAGCTGGTCAAAGGCAGTCATCAGCCACTCCAGtcagccaaacacactcctaggccggcttcactcctctgccagcctttgatactatctgtaggatctgcttggagattgatgtTGTGTCTATTATCTCCTCTCCAGGACAGTTTTTCTGTGCCGGACTCTCCCATCTGGATGGACTCCAGCACTGCAGCCCAGTGTAGGCAGCTGGAGGAGGCAGTGGGAGGGGCGCAGGTGGGTTAATTTGTAAAAATGAACttgtttagctcactgaagagctattctatcactggtcatgacagagaagaaaggcactatgtacagtatttacaggttcattgtacagggAAATTCTCCTAGCTCAATGAACCATGGACAACAGCTTAGTTCGTCTCATCCTAAAATTGGTTACTTTGTGAAAATGAACTTGTTTctagctatgtacagtatttacatgttcattgtacagggaaattctcctagctctttACAACAAGTACAGTGAACCATGGACAATCTCTTAATGTCtcatcctaaggactgcaaccctttccggtagcatgcatgtcgggtgagtgacacagccgggatcaaactcatggcttctagttccagagtcAGGGCCACTAACTACTGGACTTAACACACACTACCCTTTGTGGAGATATATCCTGAGTTTAACGTTCACCCTGCTGAGAAATTGTTAGATAATTAAGTGGTACCGTAACCATTGTAGCATTAAGTGGTAGGgaactacatgtgtatgatcCATGTGACATCTGTTGCACCATTCACAGAAACTTGCAGACATTACTGGTTCCAGAGGATATGAGGTAAGGTCGAATCTCCTGTTTTTAGAGAGTttttgtctcttacagtcttactggcagtgaacataagacaaaccaagcctggtaAAGAATGGACTGAATGTATAGTCCTGAAAGCGGCATTTGTTTgctggatttttatttttttgctctCGTACATTAGTCTTGGGGTCTCAAGAggaagtcatccataaaattgaatCAGTGCGGCCTAAGATACTGTTGATGACAGGTTGTTGCTGATGTGTACTGAGCTTATTATATCAAACTTTCCTCTCCACAGAGGTTCACTGGAAACCAGATTGCTAAGATCAGCCAGAACAACAAGGCTGCTTATGAGAACTGTGAGGTAcgtgcagtcaaacctgtcctcagcaaccaccAAGGGAGTGAGCTAAAGCTGTTGCTGAAGTTGATTGGTTGGCCAGTTGATTGGTTACATGTTTATATGGTACCAATAACTTCACTCTATAAGCAACAACAGCCAGGATAACACCTCCCAATCTTCTTGTCCAGAGACCAGGTTGCAAGTCATTGTAACATACAAACTACCATTACgagttttaatttttcttcctGGTAGTGAAGTTTGTTCAGCTCCCATACTCAGTTTTGCATAATTGAGTTCTAACCAGAGATATCAGTCCATGccttttttcatatctttggcCAGCAGAGTTCAACCCGCAACCTTCTGAGTGCAAAGCAAACACTCCAGTAAGTTGTAACAGGGGCATTCAAGGACTGAAAagctgaccatgccaaacggctTTAAGCCTTTTGGTGTAATGGTTTAGCatctgggtttgtgatctggcagcCCGGATTCagtgcgggttcgaatcctgggagtcaggatattgtttctttctatttctACTTCAAGTTCCCTTTTGTTTCATAGTCACCAGGCCATTGCACAGAAATTGCTGACTTGAGACTAAACGTTTTCTTCTTCCTCCAGCGTATCTGCTTGGTGAGCAGTTTTGCCGCCTCCCTGTTCCTGGGTAACTATGCACCCATCGACCACAGCGACGGTGAGTGGTTTTAAACATCGTCACATCTGCACACTTGATAAATAAAAGCATGCCTTTTGAAAGTACAACATGAACACTCATACACTCATAGTACagcagaagccagttaattgcacaacagattaacgcacacttctgttaactgcaagGAAACCCCAAATCCCAAAACAGTGCAGTCCatctagataacttcgcattattgcaccagccggataattgcatggaattcactggcaaataggccgtgcaattaagcggcttctactgtacaagcaAAAATCTTACACTTTTTGGGAATTAAAACAAGTACTGAAGTGTTAAAATTTGATGAACCTCTGTTAATGATTAAGGCAGCATGTTGTGGTGAAGCTGCAGTTTTTCAAGTGATCAACAGAGGGCACTGCAGTGCATTGTCTACAAAGTTTAAACATCCAAATCTGTCAGAATTCTTTTTCTTGTTCAAAGGTTAAAGATGAGCAGTAACATCAGTATGATGTGTGTTTTCAGGTTCTGGCATGAATTTGCTGGATATCAGAGAGAGGAAGTGGTCACCACAGTGTCTTCAGGTCGGTCTTTAGCTATTATTTCCTTCAAGCAGCTTAAAGctagtcaatattgaccatggtaagaTACTAAtcgatatcagccctacagcgttgactgtggctaaacagttctatgcacatgtacagtataggaggatacatatatctgtgacaggTTTTCCACTGCATTTGTTGTATGCATGGCAGTTCCATACATGCCGAGGAGAAATAACATTAacatggctcgaaataccctgcattatgcaggttagttcaggtaaaattggagctgtgcaggtatttctggtgtctacccgcacctaacttgcactggtccatgtactggtccatgtactgggtctTACACATAAATGCCCTATGATGTTGGTGTATATGGACTGTTCTTTAAGCGGCACTAACTGTtataccacctataaagtatagaagtatgaagtataaaagaaaaaaatagaaatggttcctgaacaattttagtttgatccatagttcttaaattcagagtggtgcaggtaaaatttgtctggtgcaggtaattttgaatgttacctgcaccagtgctggttatgcagaaaaaagtatttcaagccctgctttatttatttatttatttatttatttattaggattctccatttggagggtatggcgaaacaggtgttaagaacaccttttcaaagccgccatacacacatgtgcacatgttcgcacatgtctacacgcggcggggttacaccgccccttacggggtgatataccctttcgctggctgatacggtatggaggttcgccaggcctccaaccgggtgatttgaagtgaatcaccaactccagacagaagggtttgttccatctcacaccgcaccatcgcacgtgtgggggttctttaacgtgcatggggtgtgactctccccatacacgggacctccatttaacgtcctatccgagggacggccctagccgaagctaggtactcatttttcacctgagtatagtgaggaaatccgtgtaaagtgcctttcccaagggcacaagatcggtgacacgcagcgggattcgaactcgccacctctcggtcacgaggcacaaatcccGCCGCTGCGCCAGACGATCTCTGCTTAACCTTTTGTTTGACATGTTCCTGACTTGATGTTTCCCCAGACGTGTGCTGCAAGACTGGAAGAGAAGTTGGGCCAGCCTGTACCTTCATTTGAAAACCTGGTAAGGCagacagcagcaacaacaaacaAGCCACTCTGGTGTGTTTCTTTTGTACCTCGGGAAGTAAATGAGAGACAATTGCCATGAggaaaaaatataaaaagaagaATATTCTttactcacattcactgactttcttttttctaaatGTAAAATTATCTTTCTTTTGATGTAGATTTAGCACATCTTTGTATTGTTAGCACAGTTATTGTGAAAGCAAATTTGTATACAGAACACCATAATCTGTTAACGCTCAAAAGAACACATTCAAACAACCAGACCATACAACATCTAGCATCATGGTAAAGATATATAACGGGaggtgctgtaacttcggacGACTTTTTACTAGTTCGACATCACAGAGGACGGGTGTGGGTTGTCAGAAAACCGTTACGTTTAGTTCAATGATAAATGAGCATGTTAGTATTGATAGCCTTGTCCTTGTGGAGACGACTTTACATGGTCTATGCTCTATCAAGCGGTGGATTACAGTCGGATAAAGCAGCGCGGGGTTGAAAGTAACAAAACGTTCGATTCTGTTCTACTTCAAACATGGTGCTCTAACTTCGGATGATACATGATACAGTTAACCTTGCTATCTATAACAAATGACCTTTGCTGCAGGGTTCCATTTCCGCCTACTATGCAGACCGTTATGGCTTCTCACCGGACTGTAAAGTTATCGCTTTTACTGGGGACAACTCAGGTCAGTAtagtgttgttttttctataacCTTATAAATAAATTAATATACTTAGACActtcttcttcgtgtcatcactacactttcctTGTCCAGACgtccacacactcccttcctctgggggtcagaGCTTCCAGATCTTCCTTGGTGCATGGTTCGGGCAGGAGAGGGCAGACAAGAAGATGTTTCATAGTCTGCTCCTGTCCACAGTCACAGGCAGTCTGTCCATCTGGGCTGAgaccccactttgtcatgaagTACCATTCCAGAGTGGAACGCCCTGCCTGGCATGGTGGTGATTGCTCCCACCGTTGAGTCTTTCTGTGCCAGGCAGgaggcctgcccgccctaacctgGCACCTCTACTATCCCctttgttagcatgaaagttcatctgtgttggtaaatgagaTAgtggaaaacctaaactttacttaaccaacaccaagattaattgggacttaccccaaattttcagccgactccgtcagccttgttcacggaatggacccgtctgctgtagcttccggaccCCCTTTGTGATTAAGTATttcaccaacctgatgaaattattcactgaTGTTGCTCTCTCTGTTCTCCAGGCTCCCTGGCTGGCATGAGGCTACTCCTCCCCCTTTTcctttcaagattcgtcctcaaATCTCTGAGATTGATATCCCTGTCCCTGTGTAAACTTACGGCATCTCAAACCTCATAGTGTGGCACATCCGCAAGCCTGTCACTGTGTGGTGCATTCAGCCTTTTACGTATACAGGGTCGGCGTGGGAACCAATGTAGAAATTCGAGGGGCAagtaggaacagaaagaaacaaacacccgggatcgaacctgGGTTGGCAGATAATAAACCTAGTAGCATAACCACTATGCTAGAAAAGGCTGATCATCCAATAAGCCTATTCGCAATTACCGGCGCGaaatgcatgacgggtaaaatccgccattttgggagaTAACTTTCCAACCCAGTGTTGCGTCACGCGTGTGTAGTGTCAGCGTTTGTTTAAGGAGATGGCGCGCCGCGCCGTGCGGCGCCGCAGGTGTTCCCACCTGACAGGTACGAACgtacacctgttctaaagaagattctagaactgtcagttaagaataaagataattttaagtttttgaagtctggtgtaagacgtgtgtttgtgttttactgacagtatatgaagtaagtggagtttttttttcattttcgttccgGCCGTAATGGATGAGGAGGCGGAAGTTTATACACATGAAGAGCTAAGACACAGGACGGTTCTTCATAGTTATACTGCTAATTTGCTAATGCAGTTctaaaattgattggttcatggcagttataagctctgattggttcctgacagtagaaaaagaaatgaaaagaagacaccagcaagagcaattttatccatatcgggaaaacataattattgtgAGCTCCTACTgctagtttgttagtttgtctgttcgataaatcatttcccattacacaagccacttcatgaacaaaggcaaaagtaagatcccgttgattttattccaaaaaatatgttcctacatcaccaccagtatggcagcataaatgtacagactcacaacttaatgtatgaaaaatgtttgagaatacatttgaggacatgttacagaaaggatccacttttatctatttcatcttcattacattgtcattattatcatcggTCACAGTTTCCTGCTATCACAACATAATCAGTAAAGGATCATTAAAAAAGTCACTGGCACTCAGCTGCCAGCAATTCAATACAGTTTATCTCTGCCAACTTGAATGGCTTGTATGCCaactgtttatttgaccaaGTCTGGCTGCAGGTTCCGAACCAATGCAGCACAGACCTTGATAATGTCATCTACTGATGACATGAGTGTTATGGGAAATGTACCCTCCAGGATTTTGACGTCCTTCAGTCGATTGTTAGCACGCTCTACGCAGATCCtcaagtttgcaacagtttttgttttctttactttgtctctTGTCATGTGTCGCCTCCCCTATGCTGCTggtggtatttctagtgttgcaTTCAGCAGCATCAGGTCCTCCTGGATTGGAAATCCCCTATCTGCCATTAtttttataacgtcatttggATCAACCAAATCTAAAAAGCCACAGTCCCAGGTAATGAACACATCAGAGGCTCTTCCGCCATAGgtctttgaaagaaaggagaTGTGCCCATTTGGTGTGATCCCTACAAACGGCTTTAAAGTATTGTTTTTTATAGTCATACCATGTGGAGGCTTGTAAGTCTAAAGATCTAGGTCtctcaataaatatttctgtacaatcaaTTATGCATCTTATTCTACTACATTGTTTCTTGAACTGTGGTGGCAAGGTCTTGGAAATTGCAGCTCTACTTGGCCATACTATCAGTGGTTGAAGTGTAACAGACAGGAAGCGAACCCAAGTGTTGGCAATCTGTGAGCAAGAACAGTTTTGTCCGACCATGGGTCTTTCTTGTCAGTGGGAAATGCATAGCTGGAAAGGTTGGGGACAGTTGCAtcatcaaaatcctttttttgttccatgtttttatttggacatgtccctgacttcctttttttaaagttgatacAAGAAGGTTGATACCGCCTTGGTTGATATGTTCCATTACCGCAGCCGACCACTGCACACAGCCTCATGTTGAACTCCggcaccttaaaaaaaaaaggaagaaacattaaagcaaatatcaacacttaaacaaaaaatacagctttAAAGCGCAATACACTTCAATGCACATTCTAcatgcacccctccccaccgtCACGTTTGCATAACTTGCAGCGACCTTGCTTGCACATTTATTAGAACAATTTTTCAACCTAAAGCACCAGTTTAATACTAATACGGACATCCAAGCCATTTACTGCGATTATTAGTGTACTCGCTGTtggttcttaacatttttttatctttctaatcGAAGTGTTGGtcatgaaacaaccagaggggcgagtaagaacagaaagaaacaacaccccgactcccgggattcgaacccgcgccgaacccgggcagccggatcacaaatcgaacgtgcaaaccgttcggccataaaggcttaagccgttaggcgtcttcggtttagcagtccttgaacaccactgttacactactcccccttttcttttcaagattcgtcctcgaatctccgagatcgacatccctgtgtggcacatactagcctgttaatcacagggtcggcatgggaaccagtgaaacaaccagaggggcgagtaagaacagaaagaaacaacaccccgactcccgggattcgaacccgcgccgaacccgggcagccggatcacaaatcgaacgtgcaaaccgttcggccataaaggcttaagccgttaggcgtcttcggtttagcagtccttgaacaccactgttacactcaCAGTACGAAAGCTCCTCAGTCAGTGCAAGCGGGGTCATGTCCGGACACGAGAGATCACGAGACAGTGACCATATCGgctttcattattgtgaagaCACAAGGTCGTGCATTTTAGCTAACATTTTTACGGTTTTATTATAACATACGTAGGTTAAAATTTCCTAATTATGTCACACTGGTaacctttacagacaaaaacctgGCTGTAAtgagaatggacaaaaattctagAAGTAAGCGGCAAAGATAGATGGCATCGTGCATGGGGGAGGGATGCATGCGTTATCACTAACTGTGGTAACACGCGCTTGGATACCGTCAAAAAACGTACCGTAAATTCCTCTGAAGCGAAACTGAACACGGTGTTTCAGGTACACAAGGTTTAGGACATCGTTGGAACATCAGATCCAGGCGGGTAGCTGCCGTTAACGCCGTGTAGAGGCTAAAAATCTCGACAGTTGAACATTGAACCTGGACACACGCTGCCCTGTCGAACGCGACTTGTTTATCTCACTTTTTTCGTTGCTAAGGAAattccgcgcatgcgtactggTAAATGCAAATAGGCTTATTTGCGTGGCTGTTTGGCGCTACttgaaccccccactgttacacagagAGATACACTGTTGTTCTCCCTGTTCTCCAGGCTCCCTGGCTGGCATGAGGTTACAGGGCGGAGACATCGCAGTCAGCCTGGGAACCAGCGACACCCTGTTTCTATGGTTACAGCAGCCCCGCCCTGCCCTGACTGGCCACATCTTCTGTAACCCGGTGGATGGGGATGCCTACATGGCACTTCTCTGGTACTTTCTTATCAATGCCCCTGACTCAGAGTTATACTTGTTGCCCTTGATCATGTTCCACCAAATTGGGTTAACCGAAACTGATGCTGACAGGTCATACCGGATACGGAAGTAGAAAGTAGGGCAATTTTTATAGctataacactagttcatctttgttgggtaacctacatccgttgttAAAAACAGAGTATCTCAGGATACCACGAACTAGCATGGTTTCAATATCAATTTCCATTTGAAGCCACCATCTGTTGACCTGCTATCCTTAACCCCTTTATTGAATGCAATCATGTCACGCTGCATATAAAGATGAGCTAGCATCAGAGTTAACTGATTTTGCACAATAATCTTTTCAGCTACAAGAATGGCTCCCTGACGAGGGAACGGGTCAGGGACAGCTGTGCAGGTGCATCATGGGAGAAATTCAGCCAGGCCCTACAGAGCACGCCCATGGGCAACAACGGCAATATCGGTGAGGTCACATGAGGTCAATTTTGTGGTGTCAATCGGTTTCTCAACACAGTCTCTTGTACATTTAGTATGACTCAGTACAAAGTACCAAATTCATCTTTGACTCAGATTCCTTTGCTAAGATATCTGCCACTTGCCTCCTTTAATTTGTAGACTTCTTGCAgtgctggcttttattttacattgttcTTTCATGCTGGTAGAGGGAGTTTCCACACTCCCAGCATTAAACAACCCAGGCCCATATTGGATATCGCTAATCAGTACTAGTGCtcccccataaaataaaagccagtgCAATACTAGAAGTCTAGAAAGGAGGCTACATagagtctgcaagctctaaatgacattttcggctAGCTACATTTGGGCCagttttttagtttttttagttTTGGATTGACAGTTGAATCCATTTCCACAGGCATCTACTTCGATGTGCAG
Above is a genomic segment from Branchiostoma floridae strain S238N-H82 chromosome 16, Bfl_VNyyK, whole genome shotgun sequence containing:
- the LOC118403862 gene encoding xylulose kinase-like, which encodes MWVKALDLLLSKMKTSGFNFSRVKALSGTGQQHGSVYWKSGAAATLQELQPDKTLYEQLKDSFSVPDSPIWMDSSTAAQCRQLEEAVGGAQKLADITGSRGYERFTGNQIAKISQNNKAAYENCERICLVSSFAASLFLGNYAPIDHSDGSGMNLLDIRERKWSPQCLQTCAARLEEKLGQPVPSFENLGSISAYYADRYGFSPDCKVIAFTGDNSGSLAGMRLQGGDIAVSLGTSDTLFLWLQQPRPALTGHIFCNPVDGDAYMALLCYKNGSLTRERVRDSCAGASWEKFSQALQSTPMGNNGNIGIYFDVQEITPSAVGVHRFNSADQKVDSFPSEVEVRAVVEGQFLAKRAHAEMLGYTVGCNTRVLATGGASSNTSILQVLSDVFNAPVYILDTANSACLGCAYRAKHGWLGSSKVSFQEVVQGAPEYKLAVTPNSSAKQVYDPLVGRYKRLEDQVARQ